A section of the Oryza sativa Japonica Group chromosome 1, ASM3414082v1 genome encodes:
- the LOC4324712 gene encoding signal recognition particle subunit SRP54 2: MVLAQLGGSISRALAQMSNATVIDEKVLSDCLNEISRALLQSDVQFKMVRDMQSNIKRIVNLETLAAGTNKRRIIQQAVFTELCNMLDPGKPSFTPKKGKPCVVMFVGLQGSGKTTTCTKYAYYHQRKGFKPALVCADTFRAGAFDQLKQNATKAKIPFYGSYMESDPVKIAVEGVERFKKENCDLIIVDTSGRHKQEAALFEEMRQVSEATKPDLVIFVMDSSIGQAAFDQAQAFKQSVSVGAVIVTKMDGHAKGGGALSAVAATKSPVIFIGTGEHIDEFEVFDVKPFVSRLLGMGDWSGFMDKIHEVVPTDQQPELLQKLSEGTFTLRLMYEQFQNILKMGPIGQVFSMLPGFSSELMPKGHEKESQAKIKRYMTMMDSMTDGELDSTNPKLMTESRILRIARGSGRPVRDVVDMLEEYKRLAKIWSKMKGLKIPKKGEMSALSRNMNVQHMSKVLPPQMLKQIGGMGGLQSLMKQMGSKEMGGMFGGMGGDK, translated from the exons ATGGTGCTCGCGCAGCTCGGCGGGAGCATCTCCCGCGCGCTGGCGCAGATGAGCAACGCCACCGTGATCGACGAGAAGGTGCTCAGCGACTGCCTCAACGAGATCTCGCGCGCGCTCCTGCAGTCCGACGTCCAGTTCAAGATGGTCCGCGATATGCAGTCCAACATCAAGCGCATCGTCAACCTCGAGACGCTCGCCGCCGGGACCAACAAGCGGCGCATCATCCAGCAG GCCGTCTTCACGGAGCTCTGCAACATGTTGGATCCCGGGAAGCCTTCCTTCACTCCCAAGAAGGGGAAACCTTGCGTGGTCATGTTCGTTGGTTTGCAAG GTTCTGGTAAAACTACTACTTGTACCAAATATGCATATTATCATCAGCGCAAGGGATTTAAGCCAGCACTTGTTTGTGCTGATACATTTAGGGCTGGTGCTTTTGATCAGTTAAAACAGAATGCAACAAAGGCCAAGATTCCTTTTTACGGAAG CTACATGGAGTCTGATCCAGTGAAAATTGCTGTTGAGGGTGTGGAGAGGTTCAAGAAAGAAAACTGTGATCTCATCATTGTAGATACGAGTGGAAGGCACAAACAAGAAGCAGCCCTTTTTGAAGAAATGCGCCAAGTTTCAGAAGCGACG AAACCAGATCTGGTAATATTTGTGATGGACAGTAGTATCGGTCAGGCTGCATTTGATCAGGCACAAGCATTTAAGCAAAGTGTTTCTGTTGGTGCTGTGATTGTCACTAAAATGGATGGCCATGCGAAAGGAGGTGGCGCACTTAGCGC GGTTGCAGCAACAAAAAGTCCAGTGATATTTATTGGAACAGGAGAACACATCGATGAGTTTGAAGTTTTTGATGTGAAACCATTTGTCAGTCGTCTTTTAG GCATGGGAGACTGGTCGGGGTTTATGGACAAGATTCATGAAGTAGTACCCACTGATCAACAACCTGAGCTTTTGCAGAAGCTGTCTGAAGGAACCTTCACTCTGAGACTTATGTATGAGCAGTTCCAGAACATCTTGAAAATGGGTCCTATTGGCCAG GTTTTCTCAATGTTGCCTGGATTTAGTTCTGAATTGATGCCAAAGGGACATGAGAAGGAAAGCCAAGCTAAGATTAAACGGTACATGACGATGATGGATTCCATGACAGATGGAG AGCTTGACAGCACAAATCCTAAATTGATGACTGAATCGCGTATTCTTCGGATTGCTCGGGGATCTGGCCGACCTGTCAGAGATGTTGTCGACATGCTCGAAGAGTACAAGCGGCTTGCTAAAATCTGGAGCAAGATGAAAGGGCTCAAGATACCAAAGAAAGGAGAAATGAGTGCACTGTCCCGCAACATGAACGTTCAGCACATGAGCAAAGTTCTCCCGCCGCAGATGCTGAAGCAGATAGGCGGCATGGGTGGCCTGCAATCTTTGATGAAACAAATGGGCTCAAAAGAAATGGGTGGCATGTTTGGAGGCATGGGTGGTGATAAGTAA
- the LOC4324715 gene encoding uncharacterized protein — protein MGAAPSTPRLGAVAGAAASPGAAEQMFAALVGGKAYPISSEFWRQLLELPLTQQWPRDRVLQACHAFAQNNYHTKHLAKILIHLVWCLQECMAESSHAAYRKAINAAYISSIFLKFIIENAKTDNWQELSLEIDKDEKGLENFPSEQSVEYFLMRGVLNYIGSVDVSLESCYLHHELLNLMLVLMSTQLCSGPSPEPKDVHPFIDAAMLQDSSIVSSVVQKLLLNFVKRPRIPLNSSHPAFSDDGGPGVLQRVGSVAANFVLLPYYTFNYLVSSNAEGASSQLADNSLLVLLILIHYRKCITMSESFPSSNVYTSDLNTNVKDAPAFHDNPYYKALSNAKDSQYDRADVEGNAQNGLVVRLSFASLFDALGTCLKDESSVLLLYSLVHGNCDFQEYVLVRTDLDTLLMPILEMLYNASRKTSNQIYMLLIVLLILSQDSTFNASVHKLVLPSVPWYHERLMHQTSLGSLMVVILIRTIKYNLSKLRDVYLHTNCLAILANMAPHVHRLSAYASQRLVSLFDMLSRKYTKLAELKNDKAIKVISDQIEADNISDDTSTELHIYTDFLRIVLEIINAILTYALPRNPEVVYAILHRQEVFQPFKNHPRFNELLENIYTVLDFFNSRMDMQQLDGEWSVDKVLEVINKNCRSWRGEGMKMFTQLRFTYEQESHPEEFFIPYAWRVVLSRGFSFNPGAINLFPVEIHVDDEPSGEQKV, from the exons ATGggggcggcgccgtcgacgccgaggCTGGGCGCGGTGGCGGGGGCCGCGGCGTCGCCTGGGGCGGCGGAGCAGATGTTCGCGGCGCTGGTCGGCGGGAAGGCGTACCCGATCTCCTCCGAGTTCTGGAGGCAGCTGCTCGAGCTGCCCCTCACGCAGCAGTGGCCGCGGGACCGCGTCCTGCAGGCGTGTCACGCGTTCG CCCAGAACAACTACCACACAAAGCATCTCGCAAAGATTTTGATCCATTTGGTTTGGTGCTTGCAAGAGTGCATGGCAGAGTCTTCTCACGCGGCGTATAGGAAGGCTATCAATGCTGCATATATATCATCCATATTTCTCAAATTCATTATTGAAAATGCAAAGACTGATAATTGGCAAGAGCTAAGTCTTGAAATTGACAAGGATGAGAAGGGGCTGGAAAATTTTCCTTCTG AACAAAGCGTGGAATATTTTCTGATGAGAGGTGTTCTGAACTACATTGGTAGTGTAGATGTAAG TCTGGAGTCATGCTACCTGCACCATGAACTTCTAAACTTGATGCTAGTACTTATGTCAACTCAATTGTGTTCTGGACCATCTCCTGAACCAAAAGATGTGCATCCTTTCATTGATGCGGCTATGCTTCAG GACAGTTCCATAGTGTCCTCGGTAGTTCAAAAGTTGCTGCTAAATTTTGTAAAACGACCACGGATTCCTTTAAACAGTTCACACCCTGCTTTCTCTGATGATGGTGGACCTGGTGTTTTGCAGCGAGTTGGTTCAGTTGCTG CAAACTTTGTACTACTGCCATATTATACTTTCAACTACCTTGTGAGCTCAAACGCTGAAGGCGCATCAAGTCAATTGGCAGACAACAGTTTACTTGTTCTGCTTATTCTGATCCACTACCGGAAGTGCATTACGATGAGCGAATCCTTTCCAAGCAGTAATGTCTACACAAGCGATTTAAATACCAATGTCAAGGATGCACCGGCTTTTCATGATAATCCATATTACAAGGCCTTAAGCAATGCCAAAGACAGTCAAT ATGATCGTGCTGATGTTGAAGGAAATGCTCAAAATGGGCTAGTTGTCAGGTTGTCTTTTGCATCGCTATTTGACGCTCTTGGCAC ATGCTTAAAAGATGAGAGCTCGGTTCTACTGCTCTATTCTTTGGTCCATGGGAACTGTGACTTTCAGGAATATGTTCTGGTTCGAACAGACCTGGATACTTTG cTGATGCCTATCTTGGAAATGCTCTACAATGCATCAAGAAAGACCTCCAATCAGATATACATGCTATTGATAGTTCTTCTTATACTCAGTCAAGATTCAACCTTCAATGCTAGTGTACACAAATTG GTGCTTCCGAGCGTCCCTTGGTACCATGAGCGCCTTATGCATCAAACTTCTTTGGGATCTTTGATGGTTGTTATACTAATCCGAACCATCAAATACAACCTCTCCAAACTGCGA GATGTCTACCTTCATACAAACTGCCTTGCAATTCTAGCAAATATGGCCCCTCATGTGCATAGGCTGAGTGCATATGCATCTCAAAGGCTGGTTAGCCTCTTTGACATGCTCTCTCGCAA GTATACCAAATTAGCCGAGTTAAAAAATGACAAAGCTATCAAAGTTATATCTGATCAGATTGAAGCAGACAACATCTCAGATGATACG TCCACAGAACTTCACATCTATACCGACTTCTTAAGAATTGTTCTAGAAATCATCAATGCAATTCTTACATATGCATTGCCTAGAAATCCTGAG GTCGTGTATGCTATCTTGCATCGACAAGAGGTATTTCAGCCATTCAAAAACCATCCCCGCTTCAATGAATTGCTTGAGAATATTTACACA GTGTTGGATTTCTTCAATAGTCGAATGGACATGCAGCAGTTAGATGGAGAATGGTCTGTAGATAAGGTTCTTGAGGTTATTAACAAAAACTGCCGTTCATGGCGTGGAGAAGGAATGAAG ATGTTTACCCAGTTACGGTTTACATATGAGCAAGAAAGTCATCCTGAGGAGTTTTTTATCCCATATGCATGGCGCGTTGTCCTATCACGAGG ATTCTCTTTCAATCCTGGTGCAATAAATCTGTTCCCTGTGGAGATTCATGTTGAT GATGAACCATCCGGTGAACAAAAGGTCTAA
- the LOC4324713 gene encoding homocysteine S-methyltransferase 4, translating into MGRGGDVDGAAGALRRFVREAGGCAVVDGGLATELEAHGADLHDELWSASCLVSAPHLIRKVHLDYLDAGANIITSASYQATIQGFQARGLSRERSEALLRRSVHIAQEARAIFAEGWSKGPYANHRSSPRRPVLVAASIGSYGAYLADGSEYTGDYGISVTKETLKSFHRRRLQVLADAGPDLIAFETIPNKLEAQASGDPITECAAVADACARVGAVGVNCTAPRLVHGLILSIRKVTSKPVVVYPNSGETYVAETKEWVESEGGASETDFVSCVGKWRQAGAALVGGCCRTSPATVRAISWALRESDDAVGGDGDRDDFPAVAVL; encoded by the exons ATGGGTCGCGGGGGCGACGtggacggcgcggcgggcgcgctGCGGCGGTTCGTGCGGGAAGCGGGAGGGTGCGCGGTGGTGGACGGCGGGCTGGCCACGGAGCTGGAGGCGCACGGCGCGGACCTGCATGACGAGCTCTGGAGCGCCAGCTGCCTCGTCTCCGCCCCTCACCTCATCCGCAAG GTGCATTTGGACTacctcgacgccggcgccaACATCATAACCTCGGCGTCTTACCAG GCGACGATACAGGGGTTCCAGGCGAGAGGCCTGTCGCGTGAGCGGAGCGAGGCGCTGCTTCGTCGGAGCGTCCACATCGCGCAGGAGGCGCGCGCCATCTTCGCCGAGGGCTGGTCCAAGGGCCCGTACGCCAACCaccgctcctcgccgcgccggcccGTGCTCGTGGCCGCCTCCATCGGCAGCTACGGCGCCTATCTCGCCGACGGCTCCGAGTACAC CGGCGACTACGGCATATCGGTGACCAAGGAGACGCTCAAGAGCTTCCACCGGAGGAGGCTGCAGGTGCTCGCCGACGCGGGGCCCGATCTCATCGCGTTCGAGACGATCCCGAACAAGCTGGAGGCGCAGGCGAGCGGCGACCCCATCACGGAgtgcgccgccgtggccgacgCCTGCGCGAGGGTCGGCGCCGTCGGGGTGAACTGCACCGCCCCCAGGCTGGTGCACGGCCTGATCCTCTCCATCAGGAAGGTGACGAGCAAGCCGGTCGTCGTGTACCCCAACAGCGGGGAGACCTACGTGGCCGAGACCAAAGAATGGGTG GAGTCGGAGGGCGGCGCGTCGGAGACGGACTTCGTGTCGTGCGTCGGCAAGTGGAGGCAGGCGGGCGCCGCCCTCGTCGGGGGTTGCTGCAGGACGAGCCCGGCCACGGTGAGGGCCATCTCGTGGGCGCTGCGTGAATCGGATGACGCCGTGGGTGGTGACGGCGATCGCGACGATTTCCCTGCAGTGGCCGTGCTCTAG
- the LOC4324714 gene encoding uncharacterized protein isoform X2, which produces MRGRHLLSPLLSPLAYPKPPSSRLAPRRVASHRTVAPPPAARRAPLSEPDVGISLFASALPGFRGALKQRYSDFVVHEVALDGSLVRLTSFDLPDGECVDAKEGGMDEAQALESFRLLCGDADCEALRGFLERVSEGGDSDVSPIILSADADKTHRSEVHDFFKRNFEALLTDTVEHSDGIQRCIRVRLKPGRRERRDVDGRGRNRKGTGSSGWRDDKPFDSRGSIIWPDHLGKFIRFHLYKENKDTQEALGKIGKMLGLQPRSFGFAGTKDKRAVTTQQVTVFKVQASRLVALNSKLIGIKVGDFSYVKEGLALGQLMGNRFTITLRSVVTESEDVIKAALDGLITNGFINYYGLQLQRLKKYPGNYLQALMAIPRTLRLMYVHSYQSYLWNHAASMRVQKYGISRVVEGDLVYKKEAPFEQGALKATSEDDGQTMSSEMNACCETLPEEMIQSVKIADSEDLSKSLYTFEDVVLPLPGSETLFPGNEVAGIYHEIAMKDGINLRESVHGVEDFSITRMKGGYRRVIQRPIDFEWDLITYTDEKIPLVETDLDVLSKTKPLEVNELLSDGISSCTSHDSGLEASLDASESINGASLVVAEAKSIGSSDMLEKLAIKLAFTLPASSYATMAIRELMKTSTSVAHQKTLNI; this is translated from the exons ATGCGAGGCCGCCATCTCCTAAGCCCTCTCTTATCCCCTCTCGCCTACCCAAAACCCCCCTCCTCTCGCCTCGCTCCCCGCCGCGTCGCCAGCCACCGCACCGtagccccgccgcccgccgcgcgccgcgccccaCTGTCCGAGCCCGACGTCGGCATCTCCCTCTTCGCCTCCGCCCTCCCGGGCTTCCGCGGCGCCCTCAAGCAGCGCTACTCCGACTTCGTCGTCCACGAGGTCGCCCTCGACGGCTCCCTCGTCCGCCTCACCTCCTTCGACCTCCCCGACGGCGAG TGTGTAGATGCGAAGGAAGGCGGCATGGACGAAGCACAGGCGCTGGAATCGTTCCGGCTGCTCTGCGGCGACGCGGACTGTGAGGCATTGAGGGGGTTTCTGGAGAGGGTTTCAGAGGGAGGCGACAGCGATGTCTCACCGATCATTCTCTCTGCTGATGCCGACAAGACTCATCGCTCG GAAGTTCATGATTTCTTCAAGAGGAACTTCGAGGCCTTGCTTACAGATACAGTTGAGCACAGCGATGGAATCCAGAGGTGCATCAGGGTGAGGTTGAAGCCGgggcgacgcgaacggagggaTGTTGATGGGAGGGGGAGGAATAGGAAAGGCACGGGAAGTTCGGGCTGGAGAGATGACAAGCCATTTGATAGTAGAGGATCTATAATCTGGCCTGACCATCTAGGGAAGTTCATAAG GTTTCATCTTTACAAGGAGAACAAGGACACCCAAGAGGCACTAGGAAAGATAGGCAAGATGCTAGGGCTTCAG CCTCGATCATTCGGGTTTGCAGGAACAAAGGATAAACGCGCTGTTACAACTCAACAG GTCACGGTTTTCAAGGTGCAAGCTAGTAGGTTGGTTGCTCTTAACAGTAAGCTCATTGGCATTAAAGTTGGAGACTTCAG TTATGTGAAGGAAGGTCTTGCTCTTGGTCAACTGATGGGGAACCGATTTACAATTACCTTGAG GAGTGTTGTTACAGAGTCTGAAGATGTGATTAAGGCTGCTCTTGATGGATTAATAACAAATGGATTTATCAATTATTATGGTCTACAA ctTCAGCGCTTGAAGAAGTACCCTGGCAACTATCTACAAGCACTAATGGCTATACCTAGAACACTGAGACTGAT GTATGTGCATAGTTACCAGAGTTACTTATGGAACCATGCTGCAAGTATGAGAGTTCAAAAGTATG GTATTTCACGAGTTGTAGAAGGTGACTTGGTTTACAAAAAGGAAGCCCCTTTTGAACAAGGAGCTTTAAAGGCTACTTCAGAAGATGACGGTCAAACTATGTCATCTGAAATGAACGCATGTTGTGAAACGCTTCCAGAAGAAATGATCCAGTCTGTCAAG ATAGCGGATTCTGAAGATTTATCAAAGTCCCTGTACACATTTGAGGATGTAGTCCTCCCTTTGCCTGG TTCAGAAACATTGTTTCCTGGGAACGAAGTTGCTGGAATTTATCATGAAATAGCTATGaag GATGGCATTAATCTAAGAGAGAGTGTCCATGGTGTCGA GGACTTCTCTATTACAAGGATGAAAGGAGGTTATCGTCGGGTGATCCAGCGACCTATTGATTTTGAATG GGATCTCATCACTTATACAGATGAGAAAATACCTTTAGTAGAAACGGATTTAGATGTTTTGTCTAAAACGAAGCCATTAGAAGTAAATGAACTACTATCAGATGGGATTTCCAGCTGTACATCACATGATTCTGGGCTGGAAGCTTCATTGGATGCCTCTGAATCAATAAATGGAGCTAGCCTAGTAGTAGCAGAAGCCAAATCTATTGGCAGCTCGGATATGTTGGAGAAACTGGCCATAAAATTAGCATTTACTCTACCAGCATCATCTTATGCTACAATGGCTATTAGGGAGTTGATGAAGACTTCAACTTCG GTTGCTCATCAGAAAACATTAAACATCTGA
- the LOC4324714 gene encoding uncharacterized protein isoform X1: protein MRGRHLLSPLLSPLAYPKPPSSRLAPRRVASHRTVAPPPAARRAPLSEPDVGISLFASALPGFRGALKQRYSDFVVHEVALDGSLVRLTSFDLPDGECVDAKEGGMDEAQALESFRLLCGDADCEALRGFLERVSEGGDSDVSPIILSADADKTHRSEVHDFFKRNFEALLTDTVEHSDGIQRCIRVRLKPGRRERRDVDGRGRNRKGTGSSGWRDDKPFDSRGSIIWPDHLGKFIRFHLYKENKDTQEALGKIGKMLGLQPRSFGFAGTKDKRAVTTQQVTVFKVQASRLVALNSKLIGIKVGDFSYVKEGLALGQLMGNRFTITLRSVVTESEDVIKAALDGLITNGFINYYGLQRFGSGSVPNHQVGVALLRGEWRNAVQLILGPREGECDNINKVREHFKEYGDIGTALRNFPRYLITERAILQRLKKYPGNYLQALMAIPRTLRLMYVHSYQSYLWNHAASMRVQKYGISRVVEGDLVYKKEAPFEQGALKATSEDDGQTMSSEMNACCETLPEEMIQSVKIADSEDLSKSLYTFEDVVLPLPGSETLFPGNEVAGIYHEIAMKDGINLRESVHGVEDFSITRMKGGYRRVIQRPIDFEWDLITYTDEKIPLVETDLDVLSKTKPLEVNELLSDGISSCTSHDSGLEASLDASESINGASLVVAEAKSIGSSDMLEKLAIKLAFTLPASSYATMAIRELMKTSTSVAHQKTLNI from the exons ATGCGAGGCCGCCATCTCCTAAGCCCTCTCTTATCCCCTCTCGCCTACCCAAAACCCCCCTCCTCTCGCCTCGCTCCCCGCCGCGTCGCCAGCCACCGCACCGtagccccgccgcccgccgcgcgccgcgccccaCTGTCCGAGCCCGACGTCGGCATCTCCCTCTTCGCCTCCGCCCTCCCGGGCTTCCGCGGCGCCCTCAAGCAGCGCTACTCCGACTTCGTCGTCCACGAGGTCGCCCTCGACGGCTCCCTCGTCCGCCTCACCTCCTTCGACCTCCCCGACGGCGAG TGTGTAGATGCGAAGGAAGGCGGCATGGACGAAGCACAGGCGCTGGAATCGTTCCGGCTGCTCTGCGGCGACGCGGACTGTGAGGCATTGAGGGGGTTTCTGGAGAGGGTTTCAGAGGGAGGCGACAGCGATGTCTCACCGATCATTCTCTCTGCTGATGCCGACAAGACTCATCGCTCG GAAGTTCATGATTTCTTCAAGAGGAACTTCGAGGCCTTGCTTACAGATACAGTTGAGCACAGCGATGGAATCCAGAGGTGCATCAGGGTGAGGTTGAAGCCGgggcgacgcgaacggagggaTGTTGATGGGAGGGGGAGGAATAGGAAAGGCACGGGAAGTTCGGGCTGGAGAGATGACAAGCCATTTGATAGTAGAGGATCTATAATCTGGCCTGACCATCTAGGGAAGTTCATAAG GTTTCATCTTTACAAGGAGAACAAGGACACCCAAGAGGCACTAGGAAAGATAGGCAAGATGCTAGGGCTTCAG CCTCGATCATTCGGGTTTGCAGGAACAAAGGATAAACGCGCTGTTACAACTCAACAG GTCACGGTTTTCAAGGTGCAAGCTAGTAGGTTGGTTGCTCTTAACAGTAAGCTCATTGGCATTAAAGTTGGAGACTTCAG TTATGTGAAGGAAGGTCTTGCTCTTGGTCAACTGATGGGGAACCGATTTACAATTACCTTGAG GAGTGTTGTTACAGAGTCTGAAGATGTGATTAAGGCTGCTCTTGATGGATTAATAACAAATGGATTTATCAATTATTATGGTCTACAA CGCTTTGGTAGTGGTTCAGTGCCGAATCACCAAGTTGGTGTTGCTTTGCTTAGAGGAGAGTGGAGAAATGCTGTTCAATTGATTCTTGGTCCAAGGGAAGGAGA ATGTGATAACATAAATAAAGTGAGGGAGCATTTTAAGGAATATGGTGACATTGGCACGGCACTTAGGAACTTCCCTCGATATCTCATAACAGAGAGGGCTATC ctTCAGCGCTTGAAGAAGTACCCTGGCAACTATCTACAAGCACTAATGGCTATACCTAGAACACTGAGACTGAT GTATGTGCATAGTTACCAGAGTTACTTATGGAACCATGCTGCAAGTATGAGAGTTCAAAAGTATG GTATTTCACGAGTTGTAGAAGGTGACTTGGTTTACAAAAAGGAAGCCCCTTTTGAACAAGGAGCTTTAAAGGCTACTTCAGAAGATGACGGTCAAACTATGTCATCTGAAATGAACGCATGTTGTGAAACGCTTCCAGAAGAAATGATCCAGTCTGTCAAG ATAGCGGATTCTGAAGATTTATCAAAGTCCCTGTACACATTTGAGGATGTAGTCCTCCCTTTGCCTGG TTCAGAAACATTGTTTCCTGGGAACGAAGTTGCTGGAATTTATCATGAAATAGCTATGaag GATGGCATTAATCTAAGAGAGAGTGTCCATGGTGTCGA GGACTTCTCTATTACAAGGATGAAAGGAGGTTATCGTCGGGTGATCCAGCGACCTATTGATTTTGAATG GGATCTCATCACTTATACAGATGAGAAAATACCTTTAGTAGAAACGGATTTAGATGTTTTGTCTAAAACGAAGCCATTAGAAGTAAATGAACTACTATCAGATGGGATTTCCAGCTGTACATCACATGATTCTGGGCTGGAAGCTTCATTGGATGCCTCTGAATCAATAAATGGAGCTAGCCTAGTAGTAGCAGAAGCCAAATCTATTGGCAGCTCGGATATGTTGGAGAAACTGGCCATAAAATTAGCATTTACTCTACCAGCATCATCTTATGCTACAATGGCTATTAGGGAGTTGATGAAGACTTCAACTTCG GTTGCTCATCAGAAAACATTAAACATCTGA